The genomic region CGACGCGCACCTCCTGGCGCTGGGGGTGGCTCGAGAGCCAGTCGAGCGCCTCCTGCTCGTCGCCCGGCATGCCGGCCTCCGCCTCGGGCGGCAGGACCAGGCGCTCGACGACCAGTGCCGCGCCGAGGACGCCCTCGGGCCAGCCGATGCCGGCGAGCAGCTCGTCGAGGGTGTCGTGCTCGGGCAGGTCCTCCTGCTCGACCGGTGTCAGCGCCTCGGGGTCGGCCGGGCCCAGCTGCACGGCGAGCGCCGGCTCGGCGGCGAGC from Motilibacter peucedani harbors:
- a CDS encoding PPA1309 family protein codes for the protein MDAARLAALETAALEVEQHVAADGWDAPPRLFALVPTAELLAAEPALAVQLGPADPEALTPVEQEDLPEHDTLDELLAGIGWPEGVLGAALVVERLVLPPEAEAGMPGDEQEALDWLSSHPQRQEVRVAVAVLRDGPRACVLRMRAHEEEVLRGPDLVPALAEALAATLAD